The genomic region TTCTACGAATTCGTCTGAGACTCTCTGTACGAGGCCGGAAAACCCTGAAGGAGTCCAGTCTTTTCGCTGGAGAATCCACTCAACATAGCTGACCGCGTTTCTCATAAATGGCTCCGTCTCTCGAGACGCGAAAAGGATGGTTTTAGCTTGGGAGACTTCAACCAGAACATTGTCACGTTCAGTGTCTTCCAGTGATATTAAGTGGTCAACAATGGCTTTCAGTGCCGTGAAGGCGACATTTGTAGCTCCTTGGACCTCCATACGTTTGATTCTCCCGGCCGCTTCCCGAATATCTTCCATGATGCTCTCACGTTATGTTAATTTGTGCTCTTAATTCGTTTCCTATAATTTTTACAAATAAGGCTGTTACTAAATAGAAGAAAATTCTCGTGCGCTAGGAAAAAACTTGGTTTGATCTAGTGACTTTAATGAACAAGTATCCAATATAATCGGTTAAACGTAAAACGCTTTCTTTTTTTTGGAGTTAAGGGGACATTTCATAAAGCATAACAACTTTTATCTTTTTAGGGGTTTTTCCAGTTTTCTTCTCATGAAAAATGTGAGTCTTAAAATATTCTTGGAGATAGAGACTTTATAGTTATTTTGTTGAGGCCTTGAGAGAATGGGCAACAATATGGATTCTGAACGCATAAATAATAGACATGAGCCTTGAGATTATATTAGAGCAAACCAAATATGAAAGGAAATACATGATATTTGAACTAGTCAATTAGAATCAAAATCAGTTTAGAGGAAATAACTTGAATTGGATAATTGAAGCAAAGAAAAGAGCAGCATCCAGGGCTGTAGATCAGATTGAAAGCGGAATGGTTCTTGGAATTGGAAGCGGCACCACAACCGCTGAAGCAATCAAGATCATAGGGCAGAAATTGAAGAATGGATATCTATCGGATATTATAGGCGTGCCCACCAGCTATCATTCCATTCAAGAAGCCGTAAAATCCGGAATACCTTTGACAACACTCGACGAACATCCTCAACTAGACTTAGGTATCGATGGCGCTGACCAGATCGACTCAAATTTAAATGCGATAAAAGGCCACGGAGGGGCCATGCTCAGAGAAAAAATCGTCGCATCGTGCTGCAATAGATATATCCTGATTGTTGACGAAACTAAACAAGCAAACACATTGGGCACAAGTCAAGAAGTATATTTGGAGGTACATCCATTTTCCATAAAACCTGTACTCAACAAGATCATCAAGATGGGGGCCAAGGCGAGAGTAAGACAGGCTGCCCACAAATTTGGACCGGTCGTAACCGATAATGGGAATAATTTAATAGATGCTCTTTTTGGACCAATCGATGATCCCCGTAAACTAAACGGTCAACTCCATTCGGTGCAGGGTTTAATTGAGACGGGACTTTTCATTGGTTATGCGGACACTGCGTTTATAGGTACAAAGTTCGATGTTCACGAAATAAAGACCAAATTTTAGTGTCAATTTCAATCCTGATTTATCTTGATCCAACGACAATCATAGCGCGCGCGAATTCTTAACTAAGACACTTGACAATGTAATCTAAGACTTTTTGTGAAGTTTTTCCGGGGCTGTCTACATTATCTAAGATAAAATCTGCCTCTTGATTGTCTTGATGATCTTGAGCACGAACAACTCTGGTGAGTACCTCTTTATAGGACTCGCGCCCCCGCTCAATGATCCTATCAGCTGTTACCCCTAGGGGTACACGGAGGAAAATTACCCTTGCTCCAGGGAACTTTTCTCTTGCAGTTTGAATTACCTTTCTAGACACGTTCAATAGAACTGGATGACCTGCTTTGAGCCAATCCTGCACTTCGTGACGTATTCCGTAAAAATGATCGTATGATTCCCACTCTAATATGAACCCACCAGTCTCCCTTAAATATTGAAATGTCTCTTTGCTCACTGACTCGAATTTCTCACTATCAGATCTTTGTCTCGTGATAACTCTCTTTGGGACTTTTAATTTCTTGTAACCGGCAGGGAACCTCTTTTGAACCTCCTCTATTATTGTGTCTTTTCCTGCACCAGAATTACCTATAATCAAAAAACATTTACTCACTATTGGGCCCCTGGGTGTTCCATAAATTCTCCCTGAAAACTGTATATAAATACGTGCTCGCGCGCGAGAATCAACATGGGTTAAAATGGGATTTGTCTTTTAAATCCGGATTATATTTCAAAATAGACAAGCGTTTGATAGAGGTTTGGATATTGATCAGTTGTGGATTATATAATTTTTCTAGTAATTTCATGGAATGTCCTCCTTCGCTTATTTGCAGTGATTTTTGAGTTAATTACAGGGTTGGAGGATCGCGCGTTTTATGCATATATTCGACATGCAAAAATCGGATCCCTTCTTAGGCACACAGTCACGATGATTTGTATCTCTGTTACCTGAGCGGTCTCGTGGAGAGGAACTACAGGGGGGAGGTAGAAAACCTCTCGTTTTTGTGAGTGCACTGATCTACAACGTAAAAAAATGCTGTACATATCAGGGGGATTCTCTAGAACCACATTGTTTGGGTAATATGTGGATTCCCTGACTTTGCTGGTCTGAGTTTATGACCTGGTTATTCCCCTATAAAAATAATGTAATTCGCATCTCATCGCCAGGGGGATCCGAGACACATGAAACCAACGACTATAGTGGAGTTAATCATAATCCTTGCAGATCCCGGTTATTTCAAATTTAATTGTAAGACGCTGCGGTCGCAGTGTATTTGGTGAGATATACCCCAGATAAGGCGGATAAAATGTGGTCCAAACAGGAAGGCCTTAGAACTCCTAGGATTGAAGGACCGGG from Candidatus Bathyarchaeota archaeon harbors:
- the rpiA gene encoding ribose 5-phosphate isomerase A; this translates as MNWIIEAKKRAASRAVDQIESGMVLGIGSGTTTAEAIKIIGQKLKNGYLSDIIGVPTSYHSIQEAVKSGIPLTTLDEHPQLDLGIDGADQIDSNLNAIKGHGGAMLREKIVASCCNRYILIVDETKQANTLGTSQEVYLEVHPFSIKPVLNKIIKMGAKARVRQAAHKFGPVVTDNGNNLIDALFGPIDDPRKLNGQLHSVQGLIETGLFIGYADTAFIGTKFDVHEIKTKF
- a CDS encoding phosphonate metabolism protein/1,5-bisphosphokinase (PRPP-forming) PhnN, giving the protein MSKCFLIIGNSGAGKDTIIEEVQKRFPAGYKKLKVPKRVITRQRSDSEKFESVSKETFQYLRETGGFILEWESYDHFYGIRHEVQDWLKAGHPVLLNVSRKVIQTAREKFPGARVIFLRVPLGVTADRIIERGRESYKEVLTRVVRAQDHQDNQEADFILDNVDSPGKTSQKVLDYIVKCLS